Proteins found in one Oncorhynchus mykiss isolate Arlee chromosome 3, USDA_OmykA_1.1, whole genome shotgun sequence genomic segment:
- the LOC110520236 gene encoding 60 kDa heat shock protein, mitochondrial, producing MLRLPTVMRQMRPVSRALAPHLTRAYAKDVKFGADARAMMLKGVDLLADAVAVTMGPKGRTVIIEQSWGSPKVTKDGVTVAKAIDLKCKYQNIGAKLVQDVANNTNEEAGDGTTTATVLARAIAKEGFDSISKGANPVEIRRGVMLAVETVINELKRMSKPVTTPEEIAQVATISANGDVEIGTIISNAMKKVGRKGVITVKDGKTLYDELEIIEGLKFDRGYISPYFINTAKGQKCEFQDAYVLLSEKKISSVQSIVPALELANQHRKPLVIVAEDVDGEALSTLVLNRLKVGLQVVAVKAPGFGDNRKAQLHDMAVATGGTVFGDEAVGIALEDIQAHDFGKVGEVSVTKDDTMLLKGKGDTAAIEKRQAEIVEQLENTTSDYEKEKLNERLAKLSDGVAVLKVGGTSDVEVNEKKDRVTDALNATRAAVEEGIVPGGGCALLRSIPALDALVPINTDQKIGIDIIRRALRVPAMTIAKNAGVEGSLVVEKILQAAGEIGYDAMEGEYVNMVEKGIIDPTKVVRTALMDAAGVASLLSTAECVVTELPKDEKEAGMPGGMGGMGGMGGMGGMGGGMF from the exons ATGTTGCGTCTACCCACAGTGATGAGACAGATGAGGCCAGTCAGCAGGGCCCTGGCCCCCCACCTCACCCGGGCTTACGCCAAGGACGTCAAGTTTGGAGCCGATGCTCGGGCCATGATGCTGAAGGGAGTGGATCTGCTGGCTGATGCTGTCGCTGTCACCATGGGACCGAAG ggTCGCACAGTCATTATCGAGCAGAGCTGGGGCAGCCCCAAGGTGACCAAGGACGGCGTCACTGTAGCCAAGGCCATCGACCTGAAGTGCAAGTACCAGAACATTGGTGCCAAGCTGGTCCAGGACGTGGCCAACAACACGAACGAGGAAGCGGGAGATGGCACCACCACTGCCACCGTGCTGGCCAGAGCCATCGCCAAGGAGGGCTTTGACAGCATCAGTAAAGGAGCTAACCCTGTGGAGATCCGGCGTGGCGTCATGCTGGCTGTGGAGACCGTCATCAATGAGCTGAAGAGGATGTCCAAGCCAGTCACCACCCCTGAGGAGATTGCCCAG GTGGCCACCATCTCTGCTAATGGAGACGTAGAGATCGGCACCATCATCTCCAACGCCATGAAGAAAGTGGGCCGCAAGGGAGTCATCACTGTCAAGGATGGCAAAACCCTTTATGATGAGCTTGAGATCATTGAGGGGCTGAAGTTTGACCGCGGATACATCTCCCCTTACTTCATCAACACAGCCAAAG GCCAGAAGTGTGAGTTCCAGGATGCCTATGTGTTGCTGAGTGAGAAGAAAATCTCTTCTGTCCAGAGCATCGTCCCTGCCCTGGAATTGGCCAACCAGCACCGCAAACCTCTGGTCATAGTGGCCGAGGATGTGGACGGAGAGGCCCTCAGCACCCTGGTCCTCAACAG GCTGAAGGTGGGACTGCAAGTGGTGGCAGTCAAGGCCCCAGGCTTTGGAGACAACAGGAAGGCCCAGCTGCATGACATGGCCGTTGCCACCGGGGGCACT GTGTTTGGTGATGAGGCGGTGGGCATTGCTCTGGAGGACATCCAGGCCCATGACTTTGGTAAGGTTGGCGAGGTGTCTGTCACCAAGGACGACACCATGCTGCTGAAGGGGAAGGGAGACACTGCGGCCATCGAGAAGCGCCAGGCAGAAATAGTTGAGCAGCTGGAGAACACCACTAGCGACTATGAGAAGGAGAAGCTCAACGAGAGGCTGGCCAAGCTGTCTGACGGAGTGGCTGTGCTCAAG GTAGGAGGAACGAGTGATGTAGAGGTGAACGAGAAGAAGGACCGTGTGACCGACGCCCTGAATGCCACCAGGGCCGCTGTGGAGGAGGGCATTGTGCCCGGAGGTGGCTGTGCCCTGCTGCGCTCCATCCCTGCCCTTGATGCCCTCGTGCCCATTAACACTGACCAGAAGATTG GAATTGACATCATCAGACGAGCCCTGCGTGTGCCAGCCATGACCATTGCGAAGAACGCTGGTGTGGAGGGCTCTCTAGTGGTGGAGAAGATCCTTCAGGCCGCGGGGGAGATAGGATACGATGCCATGGAGGGAGAGTACGTCAACATGGTAGAGAAGGGCATCATCGACCCAACCAAG GTGGTAAGAACGGCACTGATGGACGCTGCAGGTGTTGCTTCTCTGCTCTCCACCGCCGAGTGTGTGGTCACAGAACTGCCCAAGGATGAAAAGGAGGCTGGCATGCCAGGGGGCATGGGTGGTATGGGGGGCATGGGAGGTATGGGGGGCATGGGAGGTGGCATGTTCTAA